The Thermovenabulum gondwanense genome contains a region encoding:
- a CDS encoding sigma 54-interacting transcriptional regulator has product MIKTKFSDSEERIMLYTILENLREGVNVVDEKGNLLFVNKASASYARSTVERMLGEHISKYYPKAALLDVLKTKKPILDVRIEHDDGRKYIVNAVPLIIDNEFRGGVATFRDVTEIEELSQKLEILEMELYLSKVDYAFDAIIGKDGSLKEAILKAQRAIGSPGGPRHSIIVGESGTGKTMFAKAMYFFARKIGVIDKEAPFIEINCAQFTNPDIAAIEIFGSEKGAFTGALEKKGLMELANGGILFLDEAHALEHYQTMLLKVIETGKLRRIGGRKEIDVNVIIIAASTKNLRNVLLPELYQRLAQYEIKLPPLRERPLCEKEQLLKVFKENYEKNANDRYKIKVKVNFSNAAKEILLNAYYPRNIRQFRDIINTAIDASLPIISEINKNSEVHSLVDIENIPYDLLGTENLSESNTFEQEGIISEIVENQEDVLKKIILRLREKGMGPRKISNILKEKGFKIEYYKVAYLLKKLNSQRK; this is encoded by the coding sequence GTGATAAAAACTAAGTTTAGTGATAGCGAAGAACGTATTATGCTTTATACAATTCTTGAAAACTTGCGTGAAGGTGTAAATGTAGTAGATGAAAAAGGCAATTTGCTATTTGTAAATAAAGCCTCCGCCTCTTATGCTCGTTCAACGGTTGAACGCATGTTAGGAGAACATATTAGTAAGTATTATCCGAAAGCTGCACTGTTAGATGTGCTAAAAACCAAAAAGCCGATTCTTGATGTCAGAATTGAACATGATGATGGAAGAAAGTATATAGTGAATGCTGTACCTTTAATAATAGACAATGAATTTAGAGGGGGAGTAGCGACCTTCCGCGATGTGACTGAAATTGAAGAACTGAGCCAAAAGCTAGAAATTTTGGAAATGGAGCTTTACTTAAGCAAAGTTGATTATGCCTTTGATGCGATAATAGGCAAAGATGGAAGTTTGAAGGAAGCTATATTAAAAGCCCAGAGGGCTATAGGATCACCAGGTGGTCCAAGGCATTCAATAATTGTAGGTGAATCGGGTACAGGCAAGACTATGTTTGCTAAAGCCATGTATTTTTTTGCAAGAAAAATAGGTGTAATAGATAAAGAAGCACCTTTTATAGAGATAAATTGTGCTCAATTTACTAACCCGGATATAGCTGCTATAGAAATATTTGGTTCGGAAAAAGGAGCTTTTACTGGAGCTCTTGAGAAGAAAGGCTTGATGGAGTTAGCTAATGGGGGTATTCTTTTCTTAGATGAAGCCCATGCTTTGGAGCATTATCAAACAATGTTATTAAAAGTAATAGAAACGGGAAAATTGAGGAGAATAGGTGGACGTAAGGAAATAGATGTAAATGTAATAATAATAGCAGCTTCTACTAAGAACCTGAGAAATGTTTTATTGCCCGAACTTTACCAGAGATTGGCTCAATACGAAATAAAACTACCACCATTACGGGAAAGGCCGTTGTGTGAAAAAGAACAGCTTCTAAAAGTTTTTAAAGAAAATTACGAAAAAAATGCCAATGATAGGTATAAAATAAAGGTAAAAGTTAATTTCTCCAATGCTGCTAAAGAAATATTACTTAATGCTTATTATCCACGGAATATCAGGCAGTTTAGAGACATAATAAATACAGCGATTGATGCTTCTTTACCTATAATAAGTGAAATAAATAAAAATTCCGAGGTACATTCGTTAGTTGATATAGAAAATATACCTTATGACCTTTTAGGAACTGAAAATTTATCTGAATCTAATACATTTGAACAAGAAGGTATTATTTCTGAAATTGTTGAAAATCAGGAGGATGTTCTTAAAAAAATTATCTTGCGCTTAAGAGAAAAAGGCATGGGGCCAAGGAAAATATCAAATATTTTAAAAGAAAAAGGTTTCAAAATTGAATATTACAAAGTTGCTTATTTATTAAAAAAATTGAATTCTCAAAGAAAGTAA
- a CDS encoding molybdopterin-binding protein, protein MINKVVIIPTGDEILNGTVADTNSPAIMSIILEKFPACEVKRVRPVIDDEENIIESIEIALEKNPELIILIGGTGGGHRYIATLAKDYTHCALIKILPEIVFKELYGSNGHLWSKLVCGRKNQTLVVNVPGPYAEATEAVRVLIKCIFDGIMDINYIINEIAAAVKKQYGV, encoded by the coding sequence TTGATAAATAAAGTTGTAATAATACCTACTGGGGATGAGATTTTAAATGGTACTGTAGCAGATACGAATAGCCCTGCAATAATGAGTATAATACTAGAAAAATTTCCAGCCTGCGAGGTAAAACGAGTAAGGCCTGTCATTGATGATGAAGAAAATATTATTGAGAGTATAGAAATTGCTTTAGAAAAAAATCCTGAATTGATAATTTTAATTGGCGGAACAGGAGGAGGGCACAGATATATAGCTACATTAGCTAAAGATTATACTCACTGTGCTTTAATAAAAATATTACCTGAAATTGTATTTAAAGAATTATACGGTTCAAATGGGCATTTATGGTCAAAACTTGTATGCGGCAGGAAAAATCAAACACTGGTAGTAAATGTTCCGGGTCCTTACGCTGAGGCAACTGAAGCGGTAAGAGTTTTAATAAAGTGCATTTTTGATGGGATAATGGATATTAATTATATTATTAATGAAATAGCAGCAGCAGTTAAAAAACAATATGGTGTGTGA
- a CDS encoding lactate racemase domain-containing protein, producing the protein MNFPKVTKIRQKFNTDKIENIEIEIYKQFEKIGVKNIIKPGMKIAVTAGSRGISNIVKIIKTVCDYLKECGANPFVVPSMGSHGGATAEGQIKVLEKLGITEESVGVPILSSMEVVELGETPKGIKVYMDKIAYYSDGIVVVNRVKPHTDFSGEIESGLMKMIAVGLGKHKGCSAMHAGGLASTIIEAASLALKKAPIVFGLAILENSRDETYKLKAILPENFEIEEKLLLKEAKNLVPKLPINELDILIVEKIGKVYSGTGMDTKVIGRLKVFGEKEPETPRINKIVVLDLDEKSYGNALGIGLADITTRRLFDKIDLNVTYANTIPTTYLERGKIPIIMANDKEAISTALNTIGNVPVEKVKLAIIKNTLHLEELLLTKPAINSIIDKSSIEIVEEDLEISFDENNCLKIISF; encoded by the coding sequence TTGAACTTTCCAAAAGTAACTAAAATTAGACAAAAATTCAATACAGATAAGATTGAAAACATAGAAATAGAAATCTACAAGCAATTCGAAAAAATAGGTGTTAAAAATATTATAAAGCCGGGAATGAAAATAGCGGTAACAGCAGGAAGCAGGGGTATATCAAATATTGTAAAAATAATTAAAACTGTATGTGATTATCTAAAAGAATGTGGGGCAAATCCTTTTGTAGTTCCTTCAATGGGAAGTCATGGAGGGGCAACTGCAGAAGGGCAAATTAAGGTATTAGAAAAATTGGGAATTACTGAAGAGTCTGTCGGAGTGCCTATATTATCAAGTATGGAAGTAGTAGAACTGGGGGAAACTCCTAAAGGTATAAAGGTTTATATGGATAAAATAGCATATTATTCGGATGGAATAGTAGTCGTCAATAGGGTTAAACCTCACACTGATTTCAGCGGAGAGATAGAAAGCGGCTTAATGAAAATGATAGCAGTAGGCTTAGGGAAACATAAAGGATGTTCAGCAATGCATGCAGGTGGGCTTGCATCAACAATAATTGAAGCGGCCTCCTTAGCTTTAAAAAAAGCTCCAATTGTATTTGGGTTAGCTATTCTGGAAAACTCTCGAGATGAAACCTATAAATTAAAAGCTATTCTTCCCGAAAATTTTGAAATAGAAGAAAAATTATTACTAAAAGAGGCAAAGAACCTGGTACCTAAGCTGCCGATTAACGAGTTAGATATACTTATTGTTGAAAAAATAGGTAAAGTCTATAGTGGTACAGGAATGGATACAAAAGTAATTGGTAGATTAAAGGTATTTGGTGAAAAAGAACCGGAAACTCCAAGAATAAATAAAATAGTGGTACTTGACTTAGATGAAAAATCTTATGGTAATGCTTTGGGGATAGGTTTAGCTGATATTACTACGCGTCGCTTGTTTGATAAGATTGATTTAAATGTAACCTATGCAAATACAATTCCCACGACTTATCTAGAACGAGGTAAAATACCCATAATAATGGCGAATGATAAGGAAGCTATTTCAACAGCATTAAATACTATTGGCAACGTTCCTGTTGAAAAAGTAAAACTTGCAATTATTAAAAATACTTTACATCTCGAGGAGCTTTTATTAACTAAACCTGCTATTAATTCAATAATTGACAAATCATCTATAGAAATTGTAGAAGAAGATTTAGAAATTTCTTTTGATGAAAATAATTGTTTAAAAATTATTTCATTTTAA
- a CDS encoding TRAP transporter large permease yields the protein MTGILFGSFAILVILGLPIAVVLGLSSILALSISSKIPLMVVAQRMFTASDSFPLMAIPFFMMAGSLMETGGISKRLINLANKIVGGLPGGLALVGIVTCMFFAAISGSGPATVAAIGSILIPAMVEAGYDLGFAAAVMAAAGAIGVIIPPSIPMVTYGVVGGVSIGSIFLGGFGSGIVVGLSLMIVAYVISKARGYKGSEKRTSLIDLLKAVKDAFWALLMPVIILGGIYGGIFTPTEAAAVAVVYGFIVGFFIYRELKVKDLPKIFVNTAVSTSVVMFIISTAQVFGWIMTSQRIPEAIARSFINLSNNPYVILLLVNILLLIVGCFMETNAAIIILAPIFIPLMIKIGVDPILFGIVMVVNLAIGMITPPLGVNLFVACGIGKLTLERISKAVVPFILAMVIALMLVTYIPDISMFLPKMLMGNK from the coding sequence ATGACCGGAATATTATTTGGTAGCTTTGCTATATTAGTTATTTTAGGGCTACCAATAGCAGTAGTTTTAGGGCTTTCATCTATATTAGCATTGTCGATTTCTAGCAAAATACCCTTGATGGTTGTTGCCCAAAGGATGTTTACTGCGAGTGATTCTTTTCCATTGATGGCAATACCATTTTTTATGATGGCAGGATCTTTGATGGAAACAGGAGGAATTTCAAAAAGATTGATAAATTTAGCAAACAAAATAGTTGGAGGGCTTCCGGGAGGTCTTGCTTTAGTTGGGATCGTAACTTGTATGTTTTTTGCAGCGATTTCTGGTTCTGGGCCTGCTACAGTTGCAGCTATAGGTTCTATTTTGATTCCGGCAATGGTTGAAGCAGGATATGACCTTGGTTTTGCTGCCGCGGTTATGGCTGCTGCTGGTGCAATAGGGGTAATCATCCCTCCAAGTATTCCAATGGTTACATACGGTGTTGTTGGAGGGGTTTCAATAGGTTCTATATTTTTAGGAGGATTTGGTTCGGGCATAGTAGTAGGACTCAGCTTAATGATTGTAGCATATGTCATTTCAAAGGCTCGGGGATATAAAGGTAGTGAAAAAAGAACTTCATTAATTGATTTGCTTAAAGCTGTAAAGGATGCTTTTTGGGCTCTTTTGATGCCAGTTATTATCCTAGGTGGAATATACGGAGGTATTTTTACACCTACCGAAGCAGCTGCAGTAGCAGTGGTTTATGGATTTATAGTTGGATTTTTTATTTATAGAGAACTGAAAGTCAAAGATTTACCTAAAATTTTTGTTAATACAGCTGTGAGTACATCGGTAGTAATGTTCATTATTTCTACAGCTCAAGTTTTTGGATGGATTATGACAAGTCAGCGAATTCCAGAGGCAATAGCAAGGAGTTTTATCAATCTTTCTAACAATCCGTATGTAATATTGTTACTGGTAAATATTTTACTATTAATAGTTGGATGTTTCATGGAAACTAATGCTGCGATTATTATCCTTGCACCAATATTTATTCCATTAATGATTAAGATAGGGGTTGATCCGATTTTGTTTGGTATAGTAATGGTCGTTAACTTGGCAATAGGAATGATTACTCCTCCTCTCGGAGTAAATTTGTTTGTGGCATGTGGGATAGGTAAGCTGACTTTAGAACGAATATCTAAGGCAGTAGTGCCGTTTATTTTAGCAATGGTAATTGCGCTTATGTTAGTAACTTATATTCCTGACATTTCAATGTTTTTACCCAAAATGCTTATGGGAAATAAATAG
- a CDS encoding TRAP transporter small permease, translating into MKKIMRFFNNIEEYLVIVLIFAMTIVVTLQVIFRFILKASLPWSEEFARYMLVWATFLGASIGVKRGAHIGVEAFTMLLPKNIKKYIQYFAIILCIIFCLIVFKESISIIQKQIINHQVSPAMRIPMWWAYMAIPTGMLFMAVRFLQAIIKISTIQSKEAR; encoded by the coding sequence ATGAAAAAAATAATGAGATTTTTTAATAATATAGAAGAATATTTAGTAATAGTTCTTATTTTTGCAATGACAATAGTTGTAACTTTACAGGTTATATTTAGATTCATCTTAAAAGCTTCGCTTCCATGGTCGGAAGAGTTCGCAAGATATATGCTTGTATGGGCAACTTTTTTAGGTGCTAGCATAGGGGTGAAAAGAGGAGCGCATATAGGCGTTGAAGCTTTTACTATGTTGTTACCGAAAAATATCAAAAAATATATCCAATATTTTGCAATTATTTTATGCATTATTTTTTGTTTAATAGTTTTTAAAGAGAGTATAAGTATTATACAAAAACAAATTATTAATCACCAGGTTTCACCTGCAATGAGAATTCCTATGTGGTGGGCATATATGGCTATTCCTACAGGTATGCTTTTTATGGCGGTAAGATTTTTACAAGCAATCATAAAAATCTCAACAATTCAATCGAAGGAGGCGAGGTAG
- a CDS encoding TRAP transporter substrate-binding protein translates to MYKKVLSIILILVFALTLVTGCGGKQQVNSNQNAQNNQNSGGNDQITIRVGHVLAPTHPYQLGLEKFAELVNQKTNGKVKVEVFHSSQLGNERDMVEGLQLGTLEMTLVSTAPLSSFTKKFLVFDLPFIFKDTVNARSVVDGPIGAELLDSLKDQGIIGLTYFENGFRHVTNNKRPIEKPEDLKGLKIRTMENPVHMATFKVMGADPTPMAFGELFTALQQGTIDGQENPLPIIETSKFYEVQKYLSLTGHFYAPAPLLISKSFYEKLSPEIQNAIKESAIEARDYERKLLDDMNAKLEDELAKKGMQINKPDKELFIKAVQPVYKQFEGDISPELIQKVMGAQK, encoded by the coding sequence ATGTATAAAAAAGTTTTATCAATTATCTTAATTCTAGTTTTTGCTTTAACATTGGTAACAGGATGTGGTGGCAAACAACAGGTAAATTCAAATCAAAACGCACAAAATAATCAAAACAGTGGAGGAAATGATCAGATAACAATAAGAGTTGGACATGTTTTAGCGCCTACTCATCCTTATCAGTTAGGTTTAGAGAAATTTGCAGAATTAGTAAATCAAAAAACTAATGGCAAAGTAAAGGTAGAAGTTTTTCATAGTTCACAATTAGGTAATGAAAGGGATATGGTGGAAGGCTTACAACTAGGAACTCTTGAAATGACTCTCGTTTCAACAGCTCCCCTTTCAAGTTTTACTAAGAAGTTTTTAGTGTTTGATTTACCTTTTATTTTTAAAGATACTGTAAATGCAAGATCTGTAGTAGATGGACCAATAGGCGCTGAATTACTTGATAGTTTAAAAGATCAAGGGATTATAGGTCTTACATATTTTGAAAATGGGTTCAGACACGTGACAAACAACAAAAGACCTATAGAAAAGCCGGAAGACCTAAAAGGCTTGAAAATCAGAACTATGGAAAATCCTGTACATATGGCCACATTCAAAGTAATGGGTGCAGATCCTACACCAATGGCTTTTGGTGAATTATTTACTGCTTTACAGCAAGGAACAATAGATGGGCAGGAAAATCCCTTGCCTATTATTGAAACGTCAAAGTTTTATGAGGTGCAAAAATACTTATCATTGACTGGACATTTCTATGCCCCTGCTCCTTTGTTAATAAGTAAAAGTTTTTATGAAAAATTAAGTCCTGAGATTCAAAATGCAATAAAAGAATCAGCTATTGAAGCAAGGGATTATGAAAGAAAATTATTAGATGATATGAACGCAAAGTTAGAAGATGAATTAGCAAAAAAAGGGATGCAAATTAATAAACCTGATAAAGAACTTTTTATAAAAGCAGTTCAACCTGTTTATAAACAATTTGAGGGAGATATATCACCTGAGCTAATTCAAAAAGTAATGGGCGCGCAGAAATAA
- a CDS encoding FGGY-family carbohydrate kinase, translated as MHYIVSIDVGTSSLRGIIFDQKGRMIFSSKQEYCPEYNKHLNYVEQNPDTWQKALIFVLEEVSHFIKDNGLEISAIAVASQRASVIPVDKECMPLFNAIMWQDKRSLKVCDKIEKITGKEELYKRTGLRLDPYFSLPKMIWIKEEMPEIYKNTYKLIGVQDFIIYQLTKKYITDWTQASRTMLMDIRKFTWDEEILRISGLKESILPELCPPGSIVGNLTDEISNLTGLEAGIPVIIAGGDQQCAAVALNVIKDGFAEANTGTGSFVIAYSEEPVFDEKIRTLCSAAAVPGKWIAEAGMFTTGAIYRWFKEQLCEFNKDNQEIFEAINEEIENTPVGSNGIIILPHFEGSAAPYWNPLAKGVIFNLTLGTKRGDIARAILEGICTEIAKNILLIENIKGKIHTISVAGGLTKFKLFNQMQADSFNKRVIKYPESEASSLGAAIIAFTALGIYKDYEEAFSNMVTEDPVVYEPIEDNVKLYREIMNKKERLYYALLEKGLYNL; from the coding sequence ATGCACTATATTGTCTCAATAGACGTAGGAACTTCAAGTTTAAGAGGGATTATTTTTGATCAAAAGGGAAGAATGATTTTTTCTTCAAAACAAGAGTACTGCCCGGAGTATAATAAACATTTAAATTATGTGGAACAAAATCCCGACACGTGGCAAAAAGCATTGATTTTTGTTTTAGAAGAAGTATCGCATTTTATAAAGGATAATGGACTTGAAATATCAGCTATTGCGGTAGCATCTCAGAGAGCATCCGTAATTCCAGTTGATAAAGAGTGTATGCCATTATTTAATGCTATAATGTGGCAGGATAAAAGGAGTTTAAAAGTATGTGATAAAATAGAAAAAATTACAGGCAAAGAAGAATTATATAAGAGAACTGGGCTTAGGCTTGACCCATACTTTTCTCTTCCCAAAATGATATGGATTAAAGAAGAGATGCCTGAAATATATAAAAATACTTATAAACTTATTGGGGTTCAGGACTTTATTATTTACCAGCTTACAAAAAAATATATTACCGATTGGACGCAGGCATCAAGGACAATGTTAATGGATATTAGAAAGTTTACTTGGGATGAAGAGATATTAAGGATATCAGGTTTAAAAGAATCTATTTTACCGGAGCTATGTCCTCCCGGTTCTATTGTAGGAAATTTAACTGATGAAATTTCTAATTTAACCGGTTTGGAAGCAGGAATACCCGTAATAATCGCCGGTGGTGATCAACAATGTGCTGCAGTTGCTCTAAATGTGATTAAAGATGGATTTGCGGAAGCAAATACCGGTACAGGATCTTTTGTTATAGCATATTCGGAAGAACCCGTTTTTGACGAAAAGATTAGGACCTTGTGTAGTGCTGCAGCAGTGCCGGGAAAATGGATTGCAGAAGCTGGGATGTTTACTACTGGAGCAATATATAGGTGGTTTAAAGAACAATTATGCGAGTTTAATAAGGATAATCAAGAAATCTTCGAAGCAATAAATGAAGAAATAGAAAATACTCCTGTAGGTTCAAATGGTATAATCATTTTACCTCATTTTGAAGGTAGTGCAGCACCCTATTGGAATCCACTGGCAAAAGGTGTAATATTCAACTTAACCCTTGGGACTAAAAGAGGAGATATAGCAAGAGCAATTTTAGAGGGAATATGCACTGAAATAGCTAAAAATATTTTATTGATAGAAAATATAAAAGGGAAAATTCATACTATAAGCGTTGCTGGAGGACTGACTAAGTTTAAACTTTTTAATCAAATGCAGGCGGATTCTTTTAATAAGAGAGTAATAAAATATCCCGAAAGTGAAGCATCTTCATTAGGTGCTGCTATTATCGCCTTTACCGCTCTCGGTATATATAAAGATTACGAAGAAGCATTTTCAAATATGGTGACTGAAGATCCGGTTGTATATGAGCCAATTGAGGATAATGTAAAGTTGTATAGAGAAATCATGAATAAAAAAGAAAGGCTTTATTATGCATTGTTAGAAAAAGGATTATATAATCTATGA
- a CDS encoding GntP family permease yields the protein MLTGSALLIVFLVAIIFVLVSIIKFKINPFLSLLLASLLTAFLVRMPTSKIPSTITSGFGNTLQGIGIVIGLGVILGQILSEAGATEQIANTLLRFVGEKNSPLAVNLTGYLVSIPVFFDAAFVILMSLIKQISRKTERSLITYVTALAVGLIVTHATVIPTPGPVAVANNMNVNLGIFTLYAIIVSIPAALIGGWLYGVYLGKKYDFDEKEVMEAISEIGKEKSTNSDKKPSGALSIFVLLLPIILILFGTVMSIVLPKESIANVVFGFLGEKNIALLIGVIVAIITLKPYLKDSLENIIAKAAGSAGMILLITGAGGSFGNMINSSGIGKYLVDILSHMNISIIVLAFILSQVLRAAQGSTTVALVTTSSILGPIVAQLGASPVLVALAICCGGIGLSLPNDSGFWVVNRFSNFDINKTIQSWTIGGTIAGVVGFIMVLILSLFSGVLPGLL from the coding sequence ATGCTTACAGGTTCGGCTCTGCTAATTGTGTTTTTAGTGGCAATTATTTTTGTGCTGGTATCGATTATAAAATTTAAAATTAATCCTTTCCTTTCACTTTTATTGGCTTCCTTATTAACAGCATTTTTGGTGAGAATGCCCACATCTAAAATACCGTCTACAATAACTTCTGGTTTTGGGAATACCTTACAGGGAATCGGAATAGTTATAGGGTTAGGTGTTATTCTTGGCCAAATACTTTCAGAAGCGGGGGCAACTGAACAAATTGCGAATACGCTTTTGAGGTTTGTAGGAGAGAAAAATTCACCTTTGGCAGTAAACTTGACGGGATATCTTGTATCAATACCGGTATTCTTTGATGCAGCTTTTGTAATTTTGATGTCATTAATAAAACAAATTTCAAGAAAAACCGAAAGGTCGCTAATTACTTATGTTACTGCTTTGGCAGTAGGATTGATAGTAACACATGCTACTGTAATACCAACACCTGGACCGGTAGCGGTAGCTAATAATATGAACGTAAATTTGGGTATCTTTACATTATACGCAATTATCGTATCAATACCGGCTGCTTTAATAGGTGGATGGCTTTATGGTGTTTATCTAGGGAAAAAATATGATTTCGATGAAAAAGAAGTAATGGAGGCAATTAGCGAAATTGGGAAGGAAAAAAGTACAAATTCTGATAAAAAACCATCCGGCGCTCTTTCAATATTCGTTTTATTACTGCCTATTATACTAATATTATTTGGGACGGTAATGTCTATAGTTCTTCCAAAAGAATCAATAGCGAATGTAGTTTTTGGATTTCTTGGAGAGAAAAATATTGCTCTGTTAATAGGAGTAATTGTGGCAATTATAACATTAAAGCCGTATCTTAAAGATTCACTGGAAAATATTATTGCAAAAGCTGCAGGTTCTGCCGGAATGATCCTTCTAATAACCGGTGCGGGAGGATCCTTTGGGAATATGATAAACAGCAGCGGTATAGGGAAATATCTTGTTGATATATTATCTCATATGAATATCTCAATTATAGTGCTGGCATTCATATTAAGCCAGGTATTGAGAGCTGCTCAAGGGTCAACTACGGTAGCATTGGTTACCACATCGTCCATATTAGGGCCAATAGTGGCTCAACTGGGTGCTTCTCCTGTACTGGTAGCTTTAGCTATTTGTTGCGGTGGCATTGGTTTATCACTGCCCAACGATTCGGGATTTTGGGTAGTTAATAGATTTTCTAATTTTGATATTAATAAAACAATTCAATCCTGGACAATTGGTGGAACCATAGCGGGTGTTGTAGGATTTATTATGGTATTAATTTTAAGTTTATTCTCGGGGGTATTACCGGGGTTATTATAA
- a CDS encoding class II fructose-bisphosphate aldolase: MKYSLSSILNKAKKRKYAIGAFNVYNYETIKGVIESAVELKIPAIVAFGERYLENMDFNTVSGIVNTISEDVEVPIVLHLDHCKSFENIVRAIKAGFCSVMFDGSSLPLEENIKRTKEVVKIAHAAGVSVEAELGSLSSGDFSNEENSDEIYTNPEEAKIFVKETNVDALAVSIGTVHGLYKGEPKINIDILKKIASLVDIPLVLHGGSGTPEVTLKECIKNGICKINVNTEISVYTVERLRNILSEKNYHLSRISLLEVNFVKDVVKKYMKIFYSV, from the coding sequence ATGAAATATAGTCTTTCTTCAATTTTAAATAAAGCAAAAAAAAGGAAGTACGCAATTGGTGCCTTTAATGTATATAATTATGAAACTATTAAAGGTGTAATAGAGTCAGCCGTTGAATTAAAAATCCCTGCTATTGTTGCTTTCGGTGAACGATATTTGGAAAATATGGATTTTAATACTGTAAGCGGTATAGTAAATACTATTTCGGAAGATGTGGAAGTTCCAATTGTATTACATCTTGATCATTGCAAATCCTTTGAAAATATAGTTAGAGCAATCAAGGCCGGTTTTTGTTCGGTTATGTTTGACGGATCTTCTTTGCCTTTGGAGGAAAATATAAAAAGAACAAAGGAAGTCGTCAAAATAGCCCATGCTGCAGGAGTCTCGGTAGAAGCTGAATTAGGCTCTCTTTCCAGTGGAGACTTTTCTAATGAGGAAAATAGCGATGAAATATATACTAATCCGGAAGAGGCAAAAATTTTTGTAAAAGAAACAAATGTGGACGCTTTAGCAGTATCTATCGGGACGGTACATGGTTTGTATAAAGGTGAACCCAAGATAAATATAGATATTTTAAAAAAGATAGCATCTTTAGTAGATATTCCCTTAGTGCTGCATGGAGGGTCTGGAACTCCTGAAGTTACTTTAAAAGAGTGCATAAAGAATGGAATATGCAAGATAAACGTAAATACTGAGATTTCTGTCTACACGGTGGAAAGGTTAAGGAATATACTTTCTGAGAAGAACTATCATTTATCAAGAATTTCCCTTTTAGAGGTTAATTTTGTTAAAGATGTAGTAAAAAAATACATGAAGATTTTTTACAGTGTTTGA